In Terriglobus aquaticus, the genomic window GCGCTGGATCAAGCTCCCCGGTGGCATCCACTTTCAACCTTCGGAATGGGTCAAACTCGTCCTGATCCTCGCGATGGCCCGGTACTTATGGGGTCTGGTCGGTCGAGAACTCGACTGGCGCGAGATTGGTAAAGCCTTTGCGCTCATCGGTGTGCCGATGCTGCTCGTTCTAAAGCAGCCCGACCTAGGAACTTCGCTTACCTATGTTCCTGTCCTGGTCGTGGGATTGTTTCTTGGCGGGATCCACTGGCGTCGCGCGCTGATCATCGTGGTCACGTTCGCCGTGTTGATCACCGGGATTTGGAAGAGCGGAAAGATCCTGAAGCCCTACCAAAAAGCACGCTTGACCAGCTTCCGCCACCCGGAAGACGACCCAAAAGGCACCGGCTACCAGGTGCGTCAATCCCTTATCGCCGTCGGCTCAGGAGGCGTGTGGGGCAAAGGCGCGACCAAGGGCACGCAGACGCAGGGTGATTTCCTGCCCATCCCCTACACCGACTTCATCTTTGCCGCGCTGTGCGAAGAGCACGGCTTCGTTGGAGCGGCCCTCGTTCTGCTGCTCTACCTATTTATTCTGCTCCGCCTGATCCAGAACGCGCAGACCGCAGCGGATCCGCCAGGGACCTTCCTGATCATGGGAGTCACAGCGGTGCTCATCTTCCAGATCGCGGTCAACGTAGGCATGGTGGTCGGACTGATGCCGGTAACGGGCATCCCTTTGCCGCTGCTCAGTTATGGTGGTTCCAGCGTCATCTTTTCCTTCTTTGCGCTCGGGATGGTGATGAACGTCCGTATGCGACGGTTTGTGAACTAGTCAAAACGTTGAAGGCGGTGCAGGGACCTGTCCGCAAACGCTGGCGCGAAATCATTTCCTGTTGCACAATGAACGCAGCGAAGTTGTACCTGTACCGCCGAGGAGCGGCGGGACGCCGGGCGAACTGTCCGGCAACCAACGAGTTTTGAAGTTTTTTGCACCAACGAACAAGCCGCCGGGCAGAGGGCAACAGTCCACCGGGGCCGATGCAGAACAATGAAGCGGTGCTCGCGGATGGCGAACGTTCCCGCCCGGCCTTTTGGCCCGGTTCGTGTGAACACAAGTCCTGCAAGGGCCCGCGTAAGTTAGAGGTTTGTATTTGGCAAGACCACCGCAGATGCGAAGCAACCATCCTGGCCGTTCCCCAATGGCCGGGCTGCCTTGCGTGCGCCTGCGGTTTTGGCGTGAGCGCATGAGCGTTCCTGCCGGTGTTGCCGTGCATTCTGTCTGCGCCAGCCTTCACGGGTAGCAGCACGCGCTGCGGACCACGGCTCTCTCTCCGCGTGGCGGAAAGAGCAAACAGAAGTGTCCAAAGAAATCTATATCTCCACAACGCCGCATGAGACGCGCCTAGCGATTGTCGAAGACGAGCAGCTTTCGGAGATCTATTACGAACGCGAGAACGAGTACACGCTCGCGGGATCCATTTACAACGGCAAAGTGACACGCGTGCTGCCTGGCATGCAGTCCTCCTTTGTGGACATCGGCCTGGAGCGCGACGCGTTCCTGTATGTGACCGACTTCATGGAGGAACAGGGCGACGCTGCCGACTTTGAGTCGGAGAACGGCGGCAGCCGCCGTGGCCAGCCGCGTGAAGCAGGCAGTCGCGATGAGGGTCGCCGCGAAGAGGGCCGTCGCGAAGAAGGCAGCCGTGGTGCGCGTGATCGTGGCCGCCGTGGTCGCCGGGACGCGACCGAGCCAACGCAGGAGACCACGAGCTTTGATGAGCCGATTGCGCCCGCTCCGGTGGACGAGTCGGCGAACTATGACAACCAGGCGGCGCTGGACGAGCAGGGAAGCCGCCGCTGGCGCGGACGTCGCGGGCGGCGCC contains:
- the rodA gene encoding rod shape-determining protein RodA; this encodes MFRFSSFRDFDWALLGMVLLMSAISVLEIYSATLHTKFHGFHTKQIGFLLAGLVVMFVVSQIDYHKLIDISPWAYGISIVSLLAVLVVGQKVLGARRWIKLPGGIHFQPSEWVKLVLILAMARYLWGLVGRELDWREIGKAFALIGVPMLLVLKQPDLGTSLTYVPVLVVGLFLGGIHWRRALIIVVTFAVLITGIWKSGKILKPYQKARLTSFRHPEDDPKGTGYQVRQSLIAVGSGGVWGKGATKGTQTQGDFLPIPYTDFIFAALCEEHGFVGAALVLLLYLFILLRLIQNAQTAADPPGTFLIMGVTAVLIFQIAVNVGMVVGLMPVTGIPLPLLSYGGSSVIFSFFALGMVMNVRMRRFVN